Proteins from a single region of Gossypium arboreum isolate Shixiya-1 chromosome 1, ASM2569848v2, whole genome shotgun sequence:
- the LOC108480728 gene encoding ATP synthase small subunit 6, mitochondrial isoform X2 has product MKRWFDPWPVFFKREFNRTWPFLVGFAVTGTIITKFSLGLTEEDAKNSPFAQKHKR; this is encoded by the exons ATGAAGAGGTGGTTCGATCCATGGCCTGTGTTCTTCAAGAGAGAGTTCAATCGCACTTGGCCTTTCCTTGTTGGCTTCGCCGTCACTGGAACCATCATCACCAAGTTCTCCCTTGGTCTAACCG AGGAAGATGCTAAGAACTCTCCCTTTGCTCAGAAGCACAAGAGGTAA
- the LOC108480728 gene encoding uncharacterized protein LOC108480728 isoform X1 — translation MKRWFDPWPVFFKREFNRTWPFLVGFAVTGTIITKFSLGLTEEDAKNSPFAQKHKRSEDRVYTLKGYWFPPPLLIGIISISNVAMFQNCRSYWVVFDFDVRNIEKLKSFIVCDAFDV, via the exons ATGAAGAGGTGGTTCGATCCATGGCCTGTGTTCTTCAAGAGAGAGTTCAATCGCACTTGGCCTTTCCTTGTTGGCTTCGCCGTCACTGGAACCATCATCACCAAGTTCTCCCTTGGTCTAACCG AGGAAGATGCTAAGAACTCTCCCTTTGCTCAGAAGCACAAGAG ATCTGAGGATCGTGTTTACACTTTGAAGGGCTACTGGTTCCCCCCACCCCTGCtaattggaataatttccatttcaaatgtagcaatgTTTCAAAATTGTAGAAGCTACTGGGTTGTGTTCGATTTTGACGTACGAAACATTGAAAAATTGAAGTCTTTCATTGTTTGTGATGCTTTTGATGTTTGA
- the LOC108483525 gene encoding UDP-glucuronic acid decarboxylase 5-like isoform X1: protein MAANSSNGEQQTPSKPPPLPSPLRFSKFFQSNMRILVTGGAGFIGSHLVDKLMENEKNEVIVVDNYFTGSKDNLRKWIGHPRFELIRHDVTEPLLVEVDQIYHLACPASPIFYKHNPVKTIKTNVIGTLNMLGLAKRVGARILLTSTSEVYGDPLIHPQPETYWGNVNPIGVRSCYDEGKRVAETLMFDYHRQHGIEIRIARIFNTYGPRMNIDDGRVVSNFIAQALRGEPLTVQKPGTQTRSFCFVSDMVDGLIRLMEGENTGPINIGNPGEFTMLELAETVKELINPKVEIKMVENTPDDPRQRKPDITKAKELLGWEPKMKLRDGLPLMEEDFRLRLGVSKEK from the exons ATGGCagcaaattcatcaaatgggGAACAACAAACACCCTCAAAGCCACCACCTTTGCCATCTCCATTGCGTTTTTCCAAGTTTTTCCag TCCAACATGAGGATTTTGGTTACTGGAGGAGCTGGTTTTATCGGCTCCCACTTAGTTGACAAATTGATGGAAAACGAGAAAAATGAG GTGATTGTTGTTGATAACTACTTCACTGGATCCAAGGACAATCTTAGAAAATGGATCGGTCATCCTAGATTTGAGCTTATTCGTCATG ATGTTACTGAGCCATTGTTGGTCGAGGTCGATCAGATTTACCACCTTGCATGTCCAGCTTCTCCAATTTTCTACAAACACAACCCTGTGAAG ACAATAAAGACAAATGTCATTGGCACACTGAACATGCTGGGACTTGCAAAGCGAGTTGGAGCAAG GATCTTGCTCACATCAACTTCGGAAGTGTATGGAGATCCTCTTATCCATCCACAGCCCGAAACATATTGGGGCAATGTGAACCCAATCG GGGTTCGGAGTTGCTATGATGAAGGGAAGCGTGTGGCTGAGACCCTAATGTTTGATTACCATAGGCAGCATGGGATAG AGATCCGCATTGCTAGAATCTTCAACACATATGGGCCACGGATGAACATCGATGATGGGCGTGTTGTTAGCAATTTCATAGCTCAAGCACTGCG TGGTGAACCACTGACAGTTCAAAAACCTGGTACACAAACTCGCAGTTTTTGTTTTGTCTCTGACATG GTTGATGGCCTTATTCGACTCATGGAGGGGGAGAACACTGGTCCAATCAATATCGGGAATCCAG GTGAATTTACCATGCTTGAGCTTGCCGAGACAGTAAAGGAG CTTATTAATCCGAAGGTGGAGATAAAGATGGTGGAGAACACTCCAGACGATCCACGGCAAAGAAAACCTGACATCACAAAAGCGAAAGAATTGCTAGGTTGGGAGCCGAAAATGAAGTTGCGAGACGGTCTTCCTCTGATGGAGGAGGATTTTAGGTTGAGGCTCGGAGTCTCCAAagagaaatga
- the LOC108483525 gene encoding UDP-glucuronic acid decarboxylase 5-like isoform X2: MMNLNMVAPPEQSNMRILVTGGAGFIGSHLVDKLMENEKNEVIVVDNYFTGSKDNLRKWIGHPRFELIRHDVTEPLLVEVDQIYHLACPASPIFYKHNPVKTIKTNVIGTLNMLGLAKRVGARILLTSTSEVYGDPLIHPQPETYWGNVNPIGVRSCYDEGKRVAETLMFDYHRQHGIEIRIARIFNTYGPRMNIDDGRVVSNFIAQALRGEPLTVQKPGTQTRSFCFVSDMVDGLIRLMEGENTGPINIGNPGEFTMLELAETVKELINPKVEIKMVENTPDDPRQRKPDITKAKELLGWEPKMKLRDGLPLMEEDFRLRLGVSKEK; the protein is encoded by the exons ATGATGAATCTCAATATGGTTGCCCCTCCCGAACAG TCCAACATGAGGATTTTGGTTACTGGAGGAGCTGGTTTTATCGGCTCCCACTTAGTTGACAAATTGATGGAAAACGAGAAAAATGAG GTGATTGTTGTTGATAACTACTTCACTGGATCCAAGGACAATCTTAGAAAATGGATCGGTCATCCTAGATTTGAGCTTATTCGTCATG ATGTTACTGAGCCATTGTTGGTCGAGGTCGATCAGATTTACCACCTTGCATGTCCAGCTTCTCCAATTTTCTACAAACACAACCCTGTGAAG ACAATAAAGACAAATGTCATTGGCACACTGAACATGCTGGGACTTGCAAAGCGAGTTGGAGCAAG GATCTTGCTCACATCAACTTCGGAAGTGTATGGAGATCCTCTTATCCATCCACAGCCCGAAACATATTGGGGCAATGTGAACCCAATCG GGGTTCGGAGTTGCTATGATGAAGGGAAGCGTGTGGCTGAGACCCTAATGTTTGATTACCATAGGCAGCATGGGATAG AGATCCGCATTGCTAGAATCTTCAACACATATGGGCCACGGATGAACATCGATGATGGGCGTGTTGTTAGCAATTTCATAGCTCAAGCACTGCG TGGTGAACCACTGACAGTTCAAAAACCTGGTACACAAACTCGCAGTTTTTGTTTTGTCTCTGACATG GTTGATGGCCTTATTCGACTCATGGAGGGGGAGAACACTGGTCCAATCAATATCGGGAATCCAG GTGAATTTACCATGCTTGAGCTTGCCGAGACAGTAAAGGAG CTTATTAATCCGAAGGTGGAGATAAAGATGGTGGAGAACACTCCAGACGATCCACGGCAAAGAAAACCTGACATCACAAAAGCGAAAGAATTGCTAGGTTGGGAGCCGAAAATGAAGTTGCGAGACGGTCTTCCTCTGATGGAGGAGGATTTTAGGTTGAGGCTCGGAGTCTCCAAagagaaatga
- the LOC108483632 gene encoding uncharacterized protein LOC108483632, translating to MEEKNGYKGNLVVSSNPKALPRSSFRQITAIRNHRNVKGAAGHVAIFLLKVAALETVRRVSKAKCPFLWRGFQALQVICYPPFNFVQKWVPFKGLVKGMQMLSRPLLVLSIATSLSDQEELVGEASVRRSGPLVNTESHSEEPSLQTALDASNHEASQNLECESWLDKLHNELENQGISLPERINYEDLRRFYTAANGDFVVFLSSIKKTIKWRETYRILSPEELETWANMVFWHGYDLMHRPCLIVRLGLACSCLPSHDRPRFAQAVISQVEYGIMYLVIPENPEVTVLVDCEGLSPFKIPMQVMRSCSSLLQDHYPNHLGCLFVIRLPPVVRVIAQTFIQVLKPTTRKKLKIGGEMYRKILLENLQTLPSYLGGDCRCTKCLNIGMDVKRPRTDQLNKLQTNEGVSDSEDTSELDLICQDDIDPSWSYDQVLRTAIIGLLMFWVLIAVMAGLSNPEFQSQ from the exons atggaAGAGAAAAATGGCTATAAAGGAAATTTAGTAGTTTCTTCAAATCCTAAAGCACTTCCCAGGAGTAGTTTTAGGCAGATAACTGCGATAAGGAATCATAGAAATGTTAAGGGTGCAGCAGGTCATGTAGCGATATTTTTGCTCAAAGTTGCTGCATTAGAAACAGTTAGGCGGGTCTCAAAGGCCAAGTGTCCCTTTTTATGGCGCGGTTTTCAGGCTCTGCAAGTTATTTGCTATCCGCCCTTTAACTTTGTCCAGAAATGGGTTCCCTTTAAGGGTTTGGTTAAAGGAATGCAG ATGTTGTCGAGGCCGCTATTGGTGCTTTCAATCGCGACATCGCTTTCTGATCAAGAAGAGTTAGTTGGCGAAGCCTCGGTGCGTAGAAGTGGTCCTCTGGTGAATACAGAATCGCATTCCGAGGAACCCTCTTTGCAGACGGCCTTGGATGCAAG TAATCATGAAGCTTCCCAAAATCTGGAGTGTGAAAGCTGGTTGGATAAACTCCACAATGAGCTGGAAAATCAAGGAATTAGTTTACCAGAGAG AATCAATTATGAAGATCTACGTAGATTTTATACAGCTGCAAATGGTGACTTTGTAGTTTTCCTATCATCAATTAAAAAGACAATCAAATGGAGGGAGACATATAGAATTCTTTCTCCAGAAGAGCTTGAGACATGGGCGAACATGGTATTCTGGCATGGATATGATCTCATGCACCGACCTTGTCTCATAGTACGGCTTGGGCTAGCTTGCTCCTGCTTGCCATCTCATGACAGACCTCGTTTTGCTCAGGCAGTCA TATCTCAAGTTGAGTACGGAATCATGTATTTAGTTATTCCAGAGAATCCTGAAGTTACAGTATTAGTGGACTGTGAAGGATTATCCCCTTTCAAAATTCCCATGCAAGTAATGAGATCATGTTCTTCCCTCTTGCAAGACCACTACCCCAACCATCTTGGCTGTTTATTTGTTATACGGCTTCCTCCAGTTGTTCGTGTCATTGCTCAGACTTTTATTCAG GTTTTGAAACCAACTACaaggaaaaagttaaaaattgGAGGAGAAATGTACCGCAAAATTCTCTTGGAGAATCTTCAGACACTCCCATCATATCTAGGTGGAGACTGTAGATGCACAAAATGTTTAAATATTGGTATGGATGTGAAGCGTCCACGCACGGACCAGTTGAACAAGTTACAGACAAATGAAGGTGTTAGTGACAGTGAGGATACATCTGAACTTGATCTGATTTGTCAGGATGATATTGACCCGAGTTGGAGCTACGACCAGGTATTGAGAACTGCCATAATAGGTCTGCTCATGTTTTGGGTTCTTATAGCTGTCATGGCAGGATTATCTAAtcctgaatttcaatctcaataA
- the LOC108483708 gene encoding ubiquitin-conjugating enzyme E2 7, translating to MASQASLLLQKQLKDLCKNPVDGFSAGLVDENNIFEWSVTIIGPPDTLYEGGFFNAIMSFPPNYPNSPPTVKFTSEIWHPNVYPDGRVCISILHPPGDDPNGYELASERWMPVHTVESIVLSIISMLSSPNDESPANVEAAKEWRETRDEFKRKVSRCVRRSQEML from the exons ATGGCATCTCAAGCCAGCCTCCTCCTTCAAAAACAGCTCAAAG ATCTTTGTAAGAATCCGGTTGATGGGTTCTCGGCTGGATTGGTCGATGAGAACAATATCTTTGAATGGAGTGTAACAATTATTGGACCTCCTGATACTCTTTA TGAAGGGGGATTTTTCAATGCTATCATGAGTTTTCCACCAAATTATCCAAACAGCCCTCCAACAGTCAAATTTACATCAGAGATTTGGCATCCTAATG TTTATCCTGATGGGCGTGTTTGCATATCAATTCTTCATCCTCCGGGTGATGATCCAAATGGCTATGAGCTTGCAAGTGAGCGCTGGATGCCAGTCCATACA GTTGAAAGTATTGTTTTGAGTATCATATCAATGCTTTCCAGCCCTAACGATGAATCCCCTGCGAATGTTGAAGCTGCA AAAGAATGGAGAGAGACAAGAGATGAATTCAAGAGGAAGGTTAGCCGCTGCGTGAGACGGTCCCAAGAAATGTTATGA